AGCTTTTGGATGGTACTCGCAATTAAAGCGTCTTTTTTACCACTTTCTTTTCCTTTAATAACAGAAGGGTAGTTCTTAATAAAGGTATCTGCAAAGTTGAGCACTTTACCCTCTCTGATTAAAACGTTGGCAGAACTTCCAAAAACCGGAATACCATTAATGGTTTGCTGTATCCCTACAACATCTCCATTTAAGCTCTTTGAAGGATCTACATTGATGATTTTGAATGTTTTCAGTTCAGGATTTATTCTTTGAAATGGTCCCTGAGCAGAATTAACGTACTCCTTAATGGTCTGTTCATATTTCTGTGCAGATAATGCACTTACACTGAAAATAGAACAAAACAGCAACAGTTTAACACTTAGTCGAAATTTTTTCATTTAGATTACTTTTAACAAATATTAATAGATTAGATTCAATAGTTAGTAGGGAATCAATCTGAAATGTTACACATTTTTCTAATATTTATTTAAAAATATCAATTTAAACAAAAGAAAATACCTATTCTTTCTTCAATTCATCAAAAAAATGTGAAAATTATCACAAAATAAACTGTGTCAAATCTTTTAAAAACTGCTCATCTACCTTTCCTTTCGTTTCATAATCTTTTGGAGAAGGTTTCCCGGAACCAACTATAAATAAATGACTTAAAGATGGATACAGTTTAAACACTGCTGCTTTATTGTTCTTCAGCTCATTCTTCCAAAGGTTGAAATCTTTCTCAGTGACCTGATAATCTTTTCCGCCCTGTGCAAAAAACATAGGAGCTTTAATTTTTTTCACCTCGTTAAGCTGATTGTAATTTTTTAAATATTGCCAGTACGCAGCAGACTGCCCCAAAGGAAGTTCAGATGCCGGTGAATTTAAATTAAATTGAGATGAGTTTAAAAAGGCCACCTGCTTTTTTACTTCCTGAACAGCCTGTGCAGAAACTTTAGCCGGATCCATAGCATGAAGATATTCGTATTGCTCAACTAACAGATCCTGAAGCGGTCTTGCATTTCCTGCCATAAAAATATACTTTGAAACCTGGGCTTTTTTTGCAATTTCAGGCATCAGATAAGCTCCCTGGCTGTGTCCGAGAATAATAATCTGGTATCCTTTAAAATCGGCATTATTCTTAAAATAATCGGCTGCATTCACTGCATCATTGATGGTTTCTTCCTCTACAGTAGACTTTTCATTGAATGCCTCCGGGTAGGTATAAGTCCTTTTATCATATCGGTAAGAAGCAATTCCGTTGGCTAAAAGATATTCTGCAATATCTTTAAATGGTTTGTTTTCTCCAATGGTTTCATCCCTGTCATTCGCCCCGGAGCCATGCACGAAAACAACCAGTCTCTTTTTATCATTGGAAGGCGGAATCAAGAGTGTTCCATTCAATTCTATAGCATCACTTTTTATTTTCAAAGTGGTTTTCTCGTCCGGTTTTTCAAATGTTTTATGAGGAATTAAAAAGAAACCCATTAATTTATTGCTATCACTAAAGGTAAGCTGAACATCCAGCTTTGTTTTTTCAAATTCAGAATAATAATAGTACGTATTTCCTTCATGGTTTACTTCAAGGATATTTTTTAATCCTCCAAGTTGTTCCTGAAGCTGTTCTGTGATGGATTTAAGCTGCTCTACCGGAATCAATCCCGCTACAGAAGAATCAAAATAAGAATGTGCTTTTTCTGTATTTTTATCTATCAGCAAAGTTTTGATGAAAGTATTGCCAATCTCTTTTCTGTCCTGAGAAAAGGATAAAACAGAGTAAACAATAAATAGTAAGGTTAAAAGCTTTTTCATAATCAATTATTTAAAAACCACATCAGAAAATGATAATGGAGTCATCATGATGGTGACAAATATCGCAATAATTACTAAAGCCAGCTGTGTTATATGATAGGTTTTTTCTCTTTCGTCTTCGTTGATTTCAAAGGTAAATTTTATTTTATCCGGTCTTCTGATAATCAGCCAGATAAAGAAAAGGATAACCAAATTCATCAGTATAGGGAATACAAGAAATATTTTGCTTCCATAATTGTCTTTCAGGTTTCCGTAACCATGAATTGTGATGGTATCCGGTATTGAGCTGTATACGGTGCACAAATACACTGAATAACAGACGATAATAACAAAAGGAGTGCAGAACAGCAGTTTTATATATTTAGGGATCATTTCAGTTTCTTTAAAGTTTTCTTCAGGTATTTTTCTACATTTTCCCTGTCCGGAACGGTTGTAATTTCTTTTGTCAAAGCTTTTTCAAACTCAGTTTTTGCTTTTGAATATTCTTTTTTGTTGAAATAATATTTCCCGGATTGATAATACACCAGCCAAAAATCAGGGTTCATAGCCTTATAAGAGGTAATAACATCATCTGTCAACAATGTATTTTTATCATTGACAGCTGCATTGATTTCTTTGCCATACATTTTAGACAATTCATAATTTTTGAATTCTTTGGAATCAACAAATGGATCTCTTATGATATTAAATTCTGTTTTCGCCTGGAGACTTTGTCCCACATTTTTACCGGAAAAAATTTCATTCAAATCATAACATACAAATTCTCCCAGCTGATAGGGATTGGAAGAAACCCAAACCCATTTTTTCTGAGGCGAAAATATAACGGCATGGTGAGCCAAAAGCTGATTAAGGGCTTTTTCATTGCCATAGCCAATACTTTTATCTTGTAAGCCGGATCTATTTCTTA
The nucleotide sequence above comes from Chryseobacterium sp. 7. Encoded proteins:
- a CDS encoding DUF3887 domain-containing protein, producing MKKLLTLLFIVYSVLSFSQDRKEIGNTFIKTLLIDKNTEKAHSYFDSSVAGLIPVEQLKSITEQLQEQLGGLKNILEVNHEGNTYYYYSEFEKTKLDVQLTFSDSNKLMGFFLIPHKTFEKPDEKTTLKIKSDAIELNGTLLIPPSNDKKRLVVFVHGSGANDRDETIGENKPFKDIAEYLLANGIASYRYDKRTYTYPEAFNEKSTVEEETINDAVNAADYFKNNADFKGYQIIILGHSQGAYLMPEIAKKAQVSKYIFMAGNARPLQDLLVEQYEYLHAMDPAKVSAQAVQEVKKQVAFLNSSQFNLNSPASELPLGQSAAYWQYLKNYNQLNEVKKIKAPMFFAQGGKDYQVTEKDFNLWKNELKNNKAAVFKLYPSLSHLFIVGSGKPSPKDYETKGKVDEQFLKDLTQFIL